From a region of the Impatiens glandulifera chromosome 4, dImpGla2.1, whole genome shotgun sequence genome:
- the LOC124934362 gene encoding CBL-interacting serine/threonine-protein kinase 23-like — MASRISSSSSSSHTTRTRVGRYELGRTLGEGTFAKVKFAKNTQTGENVAIKILDKEKVLKHNMIEQIKREISTMKLIRHPNVIRMYEVMASKAKIYIVLEFVTGGELFDKVASKGRLKEDEARKYFQQLINAVDYCHSRGVYHRDLKPENLLLDTNGILKVSDFGLSALPQQLREDGLLHTTCGTPNYVAPEVIHNKGYDGAKADLWSCGVILFVLMAGYLPFEDPNLVVLYKKISKSDFNCPPWVSASAKKLIKRMLDPNPVTRITFAGVIENDWFKKDYKPPTFEQEDVCLADVNALFNESENFVVERREDQAAPVTMNAFELISRSQGLNLSSLFEKQMGLVKRQTRFTSKCSPNEIISKIEEAAGPMGFDVKKNNYKLKLQGEKTGRKGHLAVATEILEVAPSVYMVELRKSGGDTLEFHKFYKELSTGLKDVVWKLTDEPLEEAKNG; from the exons ATGGCGTCTCGAATCTCAAGTAGCAGCAGCAGCAGTCATACGACGCGTACGCGCGTCGGGAGATACGAGCTTGGGAGGACACTAGGTGAAGGAACTTTTGCGAAGGTGAAATTCGCTAAAAATACGCAGACAGgtgagaatgttgctataaagaTTCTCGACAAAGAAAAAGTTCTTAAGCATAATATGATCGAACAG ATTAAACGTGAAATCTCGACAATGAAATTAATCAGACATCCGAATGTTATCCGTATGTATGAG GTTATGGCTAGCAAGGCGAAAATATACATAGTTTTGGAGTTTGTAACGGGTGGAGAACTTTTTGACAAAGTT GCTAGTAAAGGGAGACTTAAGGAAGATGAAGCAAGAAAGTATTTCCAGCAGCTTATAAACGCGGTGGACTATTGTCACAGCAGGGGCGTGTACCATAGAGACCTTAAA CCCGAGAACCTGCTCTTAGATACAAATGGAATTCTCAAAGTGTCAGATTTCGGATTGAGTGCTTTACCGCAGCAACTTCGG GAAGATGGATTATTGCATACAACTTGTGGCACACCAAACTATGTTGCTCCAGAG GTGATCCACAATAAAGGGTACGACGGAGCTAAGGCTGATCTATGGTCATGTGGTGTGATTCTTTTTGTTCTTATGGCTGGATATCTGCCATTTGAAGATCCAAACCTCGTGGTGCTGTACAAAAAG ATATCCAAATCTGATTTTAACTGTCCTCCTTGGGTTTCGGCAAGTGCAAAGAAATTGATCAAGAGAATGTTGGATCCTAATCCCGTGACT CGAATCACGTTTGCTGGAGTCATTGAGAATGATTGGTTTAAGAAGGATTACAAACCGCCCACTTTTGAGCAGGAAGATGTTTGTCTTGCTGATGTGAATGCTTTATTCAATGAATCCGAG AATTTTGTTGTGGAAAGACGGGAAGATCAAGCTGCTCCTGTGACTATGAATGCATTTGAGCTCATCTCTAGATCTCAGGGTCTCAACCTCAGTTCATTATTTGAAAAGCAAATG GGACTTGTAAAACGTCAAACAAGGTTCACATCTAAATGTTCTCCCAATGAGATAATCTCGAAAATCGAAGAAGCTGCAGGACCTATGGGGTTTGATGTgaagaaaaacaattacaag cTGAAACTTCAAGGTGAGAAGACTGGGCGAAAGGGTCATCTAGCTGTTGCAACCGAG ATTCTCGAGGTAGCTCCTTCGGTTTACATGGTTGAGCTTCGTAAATCTGGTGGGGACACGCTGGAATTTCATAAG TTTTATAAGGAGCTCTCAACGGGTTTGAAAGATGTTGTCTGGAAATTAACCGATGAACCACTCGAGGAAGCGAAAAATGGTTAG
- the LOC124934361 gene encoding uncharacterized protein LOC124934361 encodes MDYERIHNAQSGVISPNKLRIKLMGTQYHQNAKNKDGSNCNSSRTSPSKLVDSEFVKNGLLANSSGGDFDEEVSSIDPSMKSSTNSLVDGSSYDQSSSQPRENTKSQQFPKMEAFHSRRILEDDVNLSHDSNISFEFQNGERSVHHPLTRSLSRPMSSKWNDAEKWIMNSQNGQNGQNGQNGQNNHLKKSNLLNRQASISLLRFPPEISEHKPSVRRGDFGQSLQEQQRISVSAIVESVMLDLCAHSKDLKEDKHNDISACNSIDDTSGIIPGIRSVSMRDMGTEMTPIPSQEPSRSATPLSSTTPIRSPTSSIPSTPRRGLSAASNPAEEPNNVINGKRELSEEEMKLKTRREIVALGVQLGKMNIATWASQEEAMYASAMKRIDSSEVKGNEFDKIAAEWEEAEKAKHAARYRREEIQIQAWESQQKAKLEAELQRIEAKVSQMKANAQSKMTKKIAMARQRSEEKRAAAEARRRKEAEKTTVRAEYIRRTGRVPSSACCCGWKSC; translated from the exons ATGGATTACGAGAGGATTCACAATGCTCAG AGTGGAGTAATTTCTCCGAATAAACTCAGGATAAAGCTAATGGGAACTCAGTATCATCAGAATGCGAAGAACAAAGATGGATCAAACTGTAACTCCTCTAGAACTTCTCCTTCAAAACTAGTGGATTCTGAGTTTGTGAAGAACGGTTTGCTTGCTAACAGTAGCGGTGGAGACTTCGATGAGGAAG TTTCCAGCATAGATCCATCAATGAAATCATCTACAAACTCTTTGGTAGATGGTAGTTCATATGATCAAAGTTCTTCCCAGCCTAGGGAAAATACCAAATCGCAACAATTTCCAAAGATGGAGGCATTTCATTCCAGGAGAATATTAGAAGATGATGTCAATCTGAGTCATGATAGTAACATTAGCTTTGAGTTTCAAAATGGGGAGAGATCAGTGCACCATCCATTGACAAGATCCTTGTCAAGACCTATGTCTTCAAAATGGAATGATGCAGAGAAATGGATAATGAATAGTCAAAATGGTCAAAATGGCCAAAATGGCCAAAATGGCCAAAATAACCATCTTAAGAAATCCAATCTTCTAAATCGCCAAGCATCCATAAGTTTGTTAAGATTTCCCCCGGAAATTTCTGAGCATAAACCTTCTGTTAGAAGAGGCGATTTCGGTCAATCGTTGCAAGAGCAGCAGAGGATTTCAGTTTCAGCAATAGTGGAAAGCGTGATGCTTGATCTCTGTGCTCACTCTAAGGATTTGAAGGAAGATAAGCACAATGATATTTCTGCATGCAATTCAATTGATGACACCTCAG GTATTATTCCTGGTATAAGATCTGTTTCAATGAGAGACATGGGAACTGAAATGACCCCAATTCCAAGTCAAGAGCCCTCGAGATCAGCCACGCCTTTAAGTTCCACAACTCCAATCCGCAGTCCAACCTCTTCGATTCCATCCACTCCAAGGAGAGGATTGTCAGCAGCTTCCAATCCAGCCGAAGAACCAAACAATGTCATAAATGGCAAAAGGGAATTATCAGAGGAGGAAATGAAGCTTAAGACAAGAAGAGAGATTGTAGCTCTAGGTGTCCAGCTGGGTAAGATGAATATCGCTACTTGGGCTAGCCAAGAAGAAGCTATGTATGCATCCGCAATGAAAAGGATCGATTCATCCGAAGTTAAAGGGAACGAATTCGATAAGATTGCAGCTGAATGGGAAGAAGCCGAAAAGGCTAAACATGCAGCAAG ATATAGGCGTGAAGAAATTCAAATACAAGCTTGGGAAAGCCAGCAAAAGGCAAAACTAGAAGCTGAATTGCAGAGAATTGAG GCTAAAGTTTCTCAAATGAAAGCGAATGCTCAATCGAAAATGACAAAGAAGATTGCGATGGCAAGGCAAAGATCGGAAGAGAAACGAGCAGCAGCAGAAGCTAGGAGGAGGAAGGAAGCTGAAAAGACTACGGTTCGGGCAGAATATATTCGACGAACTGGACGTGTTCCATCGTCTGCATGTTGTTGTGGTTGGAAATCATGTTGA
- the LOC124934360 gene encoding hydroxyproline O-galactosyltransferase GALT2-like, with the protein MKRPKSEPYGLRRLKLPYILLGIAAFYLIFISFKFPHFLEIATMLSGDDANSGPEEGTSSDNSKDDDLNKPYLSVYKDLIDGGLESNDLQNSPLVPQEKPIEESRTETQLINPIEFSYGSIINRTSDLSVLDKMADEAWILGLKAWEEVDTIHENDISETAVLEGKPESCPSWVSMTSEQMQRGEHIMFLPCGLCAGSSITVVGTPHNAHHENVPQLKITRGNSLVLISQFIVELQGLKAVVGEDPPKILHLNPRLRGDWSNQPVIEHNTCYRMQWGTAQRCDGLPSNTEDDMLVDGHARCEKWMVNDIADSRESKTTSWFKRFIGRAQKPEVTWPFPFAEARLFVLTIRAGVDGFHINVGGRHVSSFPYRTGFTLEDATGLAIKGDMNIHSVHATSLPTSHPSFSPQRVLELSEQWKADPLPKSPIILFVGILSATNHFAERMTVRKTWMQSPVVKSSNVVVRFFVALNPRKEVNAVLKKEAAYFGDIVILPFMDRYELVVLKTIAICEYGIQNVTASYIMKCDDDTFVRVDTVLKEIDGVSPDRPLYMGNLNLQHRPLRSGKWAVTYEEWPEEVYPPYANGPGYIISSDIAKFIITQHANRQLRLFKMEDVSMGTWVEQFNSTTLVQYSHNWKFCQYGCMEDYYTAHYQSPKQMICLWDNLSKGQARCCNFRR; encoded by the exons ATGAAGAGACCCAAATCTGAACCTTATGGTTTAAGGAGGCTTAAACTGCCTTATATTTTGTTGGGTATTGCTGCATTTTACTTGATTTTTATATCTTTCAAGTTCCCTCATTTTCTTGAGATTGCAACAATGCTTAGTGGTGATGATGCAAATTCTGGTCCTGAAGAGGGGACATCTAGTGACAATTCCAAAGACGATGATTTGAACAAACCGTATCTTTCGGTTTACAAGGATCTGATAGACGGGGGATTAGAAAGTAATGATTTACAAAACTCACCTTTGGTTCCACAAGAGAAACCTATTGAGGAAAGTAGAACAGAAACTCAGCTGATAAATCCTATTGAGTTTAGTTATGGTAGTATTATTAACAGGACAAGTGATCTATCTGTACTTGATAAGATGGCAGATGAAGCTTGGATTTTGGGTTTGAAGGCATGGGAAGAAGTGGATACAATCCATGAAAATGATATAAGCGAAACTGCTGTACTCGAGGGGAAACCTGAATCATGCCCGTCGTGGGTATCCATGACTTCTGAACAAATGCAGAGAGGAGAACATATCATGTTCCTTCCTTGTGGGCTTTGTGCAGGTTCTTCAATTACAGTTGTGGGAACACCTCATAATGCTCACCATGAGAATGTGCCTCAGCTGAAAATTACAAGAGGTAATAGCTTGGTTTTGATATCACAATTTATAGTTGAATTGCAAGGCCTGAAAGCAGTGGTTGGGGAGGACCCACCCAAGATTCTCCATCTGAATCCTCGACTTAGAGGTGATTGGAGCAATCAACCTGTCATCGAACACAATACTTGCTACAGGATGCAGTGGGGCACTGCTCAAAGGTGCGATGGCTTACCATCCAATACCGAAGATGACATGCTTG TTGATGGACACGCTAGATGTGAAAAATGGATGGTCAATGATATTGCTGATTCAAGAGAGTCGAAGACAACTTCATGGTTCAAAAGATTTATTGGCCGAGCACAGAAGCCTGAAGTGACCTGGCCGTTTCCCTTTGCAGAGGCAAGGCTTTTTGTCCTCACTATTCGAGCAGGTGTGGATGGTTTCCACATTAATGTAGGGGGTCGACATGTTAGTTCATTCCCATATAGAACG GGGTTTACACTTGAGGATGCAACAGGATTAGCTATTAAAGGTGATATGAATATTCATTCGGTTCATGCCACTTCTCTGCCAACATCTCATCCTAGCTTCTCGCCCCAAAGGGTTTTAGAATTGTCTGAACAATGGAAAGCTGATCCTTTGCCCAAGAGCCCCATTATACTTTTTGTTGGAATCCTATCTGCGACAAATCACTTTGCGGAAAGAATGACTGTTAGAAAAACTTGGATGCAGTCCCCGGTTGTCAAGTCCTCAAATGTAGTAGTTCGATTCTTTGTTGCATTG AATCCGAGGAAAGAGGTTAATGCTGTTCTGAAAAAAGAGGCTGCTTATTTTGGCGACATTGTGATATTGCCATTTATGGATCGGTATGAACTCGTGGTTCTTAAAACTATTGCAATCTGCGAGTATGGG atTCAAAATGTAACTGCTTCCTACATCATGAAATGCGACGATGATACTTTCGTGAGGGTGGATACTGTCTTGAAAGAAATTGACGGGGTTTCTCCAGATCGACCCCTTTATATGGGAAATCTCAACCTCCAACATAGACCGCTCCGGAGTGGGAAATGGGCAGTGACATACGAG GAGTGGCCTGAAGAAGTATACCCTCCTTATGCAAATGGGCCTGGTTATATAATCTCAAGTGATATTGCCAAGTTTATTATCACTCAACACGCAAACAGGCAACTAAGG TTATTCAAGATGGAGGATGTGAGCATGGGAACGTGGGTGGAACAGTTCAACAGCACAACATTGGTTCAATATTCGCATAACTGGAAATTCTGTCAATATGGATGCATGGAAGATTACTATACTGCACATTATCAATCCCCGAAACAGATGATTTGTTTGTGGGATAACCTCTCAAAGGGTCAGGCCCGATGCTGCAACTTTAGACGATGA